The DNA segment CATTTTGTTGCTTATTCAGATTGCCGGTTTCTATACTGTATTGGCCTCTAAAAACCGAGCACTTTTTTAGTTTTTTCTATTTTTGTGTCGGACAAACTGGTCCGACGGTGATTTGTTATACCGAAGGATCTACGAAAGGGGTATTTTCGCAAGGTTTACCCCTTTGCTTATTTTTTGTGTTTGATCCTTTTTTCGTGGTATCGAACCACTCAAAAGGAGGACAAACTGGCCCTCTGGCTCAATATTACCCGAAGTATCGGACTGGGCGTTCTTCAGCGCTTCTATATACATTCGTTTATACTCCATCGGGGAGTAATGGTTCAACCTGTGTAATATCCAATGTGTATTGTAATTGTCAATAAATTCAGCTATTTCCCGTTGAGCTTCCTCAATAGAATTAAAAGGCTTGATCTGTAGAAGCTCTTCCTCCAGGGTACGGTGAAACCGCTCAATTATGCCATTGCATTCCGGCGACCTCACATACGCCTTCGACATTCCTAGGCCAAGAAACTTCATCTCATTCATAAAGTCTGCAGAGTCATATTGTGAACCGTGATCACTACGTAACTGCAGCTCCATACCTCTGCAAACATCTCTATTAACGGAGCCAAATTGTTTCCGAATAGCAGAACGTACTGGCTCCATAGCCGCAAAACGGTTACCAATCTTTGCTATATGCCATGCCAATATTTCGTCATTAAAATGGTCAATAACACCGAAAAACCAGTGCCACCCACTTCCATTAATCCAGAACTTTTTGCCATCAGTGGCCCACATTATATTTGGTTTGTCAGTTATAATGCGCCCCTTATGATCGTTCTTCTTAGTACTTCTGGATCTCCTGTTTGGACTCAGTAAATCATTCTCACGCATAAGCTTATTCACTCGCTCTTTCCCAGCCCTAATGGCATTGTTAGGCCTTCTTTGCATGCGCTTTTTAACCTTGAAATAGCCTTCAGATTTAAATACACTATTCTGAATTTCAACCTTGATCTCATGCAAGACGGTCTCATCACTATGAAGGGGTTTTCTACCTCGTTTACCTGTTTTTGCCACTGGTTTCTCATACCATGTGCTACTACTATAACCCACTACCTTAAATATAAGTCGCTTTGGATATGGTTTTTGCGTTATAGAGCAAACCTCTTTCATCAACAAGGCGATTATCTCCTTTTTAGTTTTGCTACCAATTCGTTCTTTTTTTTGTGAGTTCCAACTCCATTTGCAGCTTACCAATCATACGTTCGGCCTCCTTTAGTCTAGAATCATCGGGCTTGCGCTTAAATCCATCAGCACCATGCTTAACAAACTGATCACGCCAAAAACTCAGATCGGCGATCGTTACTCCATACTTACGGCTTGCAGCCTCCATGCTTTCTCCTCGAAGCAAGGACAGAACAATTTCTGTTTTGATTTTTGTCGTAAAACGTGTCTTTTTTTCCATAGCAGTACAAATTTAATTATTTATTTTACTGCTCGGTTTTATTACGGGCTAATATATGATTTAGTGGGTATGCACCGTTCTAACTACAGTAAAATAGAAAACGGACAACGTGAGATTTCCGTTGCTGCTCTTGATAAGATTGCTGCGTTCTTTAATATTACGCTTGACGAATTGGTACACTTAGGCGAAGATATTCCCAAAGAGGTTAGTATTGAGGATAAAACCACAGTTGAGCAAATAAAGCTCATTCAGGAACTTGACCAGGAAGAAAAAAATATGGTCTTTAAAATGATTGAGACTTTCTTAACCAAGAAAAAGTTTAAGGATTTCTTTAATAAAAATATTGCTGCGCTTTAAAAGCAAAAAGCCCGATTGCTCGGGCTTTCTTATTCATTCTTTACTTTCCTTTATTATTGGTTTCTCTTCTTTCGTTGTATTCTTGCTCCAAACTATAATCAAACAAACCAAAACAGATAATAGTATGAGAGAATAAATTTTTACTCTTCCCTTTTTCTCCTGTATTTCTGTTGCTCTATTTGCTGCTTGTTCCTTAACCTCTGGTGTTAATTCCGTTAAACCTTCAGGTTGAGTTTCATATTTATCACTAACCATTAAATTCAGATAACTAAAACCCTGCATCAATAGCAGTAAGAATACTACTCCTGTAAGTATCTTTACAATTTTCATAATTACTAATATTTCGGTTCCCATGGTACTACTGCGCCTGGGTTCCACCCATTTTGCATTCGCTTAACATTATACATGAAATTCACAAATCCTGCAGGAGTTTGTATTATAGGCATTCCACTTCCTCCAGCTTGTAATCCACCACAAACACCAGTAGTACAATTATTCCCTAACAAGAAATAAGTATCAATAACCCTACTATCCACAGTATTATAAGTACCTGCATTATATGCATTATTAAAATAGTTGTAGGTTGCAGTAGTATTCACATTAAAAGAGTATTGTTTGGTTGGGTATTGGGCAGTTCTATCAGCTATAAATTTCGTTGCTGCATCTCCTGTTTTCTTATACAAGACACCTTCTCCTACAGGTCCAAAAGCACCACTACTAGGTGAGTAACTCCCATTATATCGACCGTATGAAAATACCGTTCCATTTACTTCGAGATAGGCATGTCCGACTCCATCATTTTCGATATAGACACTGGCAGTGCCTTGCGATTGGGCACCTTCCCCTACCTCCACAGCAACTGTCTCTTTATCTCCGTAACTCATTTTTATGATTTCCTCAGAGCTGTCGATACATTGCATCCACCCTATAATAAATTGATCCATGCCGGGAGGGGCGTAGCGGAGTGGTACAGAAATATCCATATGGGGTGGGGTGAAGGCTAGGTATATATTGTAGACATAACCCACCCCTTCCACAAAACCTTCGTAGTCAACGCCTATTTTTTGTAGAAGCTCGAAATGATCAGCTGTGATATAATTTTTCTTATATTTTGGCATAATATTTATTCTACCCAATGGTTATCAAAACTAAATCCATTTATTGAAATTTCTTCGGGAGAGATGGTCATGGTGGTATTGAGTCCACCGCCCATGGCATTTACATTGCGGTTAAAACTTACGCAAAAGGCATTGGTAAATTCTATTTTAAGCGGCGCACTGCCCGATTCAATTTTAAATACGATGCTACCTTCTTTGCTGGTTGACTTCATGGCCCAATCGTAGATGTTAGCGGGAAGCGCCTGTGTTAATGAGAGGGTCATTTGACCACCCCGTACTTGATTTTGTGGCTCTCCTTTTTGGTCAATATTTTGTCCAAAGTTAATATTAAACTGACTTAATTCATATTCCTGGCCATCGAGCGTAAGCCAAACTGTGGTATTGGTATCTATTTGTGAAAACATATTCATCATGAAGGGGGTTTAAAGGTTTTTCCAACGATTTTCTAAGGTGTTTTCTCCCACTACAATTTTTTTGGCTTGCAAAACCATTTGTGTAGCAGTAAAACTTTTTCCTTTTTGGGCATATTTGATATTCATATCAATGCAAGCCGCATCTTCAAACAATATTTTCTCCAGGGGCTCGTCGTCGGAGTTACAAATGACGATGGCGCCATTTTCAAGCTTATTGGATTTAAGCATCCATTCAATCATTTCGTTTTTGGGAATATTGGGGAAGGTGACAGATATAGATCCTCCTTTTACTTCGGTTTGAGCTTTGCCATTACTATCAACACCTTGTGAAAAACCGAAGTCGCAGTTGAGTAATTCGTAGCTATCTCTATATAAGCCCGATATACTGGAATCGGATAATTCGCCTATGCGCAAAAAACATTTATGTCCAAACATAATTTATAAATTAAGGGGTGGTAATTAAAACATCATTATTCTGAGAGATATCTTTAGGGTTGGTTGTTGAGGAAGGATGTATCTTCCATGTTAACTCTTCCTGTTCATCGATATCGACAGAGATTGTATCATTTTTTGATAATGCATTGCTTATTAAATACTTAGAAATAGGTCGGCGTAGATAGTTTCGAATAATACTATTGACCTGCCGGGCGCCATATTTAGGTGTAAATCCTTTGTGAGCCAACATGCGTTTAGCCGCCTCGCTGACTTCAATGGCGATGCCTTTTTTATCGAGTACTTCCACTATATTTTGAAATTGTATATCAAAAATTTTCAGCAAAACATCTTCGCTAATAGGAGAGAAGGGGACAATTTCGGAGAGACGTGCTAAATATTCGGGTCGGAAATATTGGCCCATTACATCCATTATTTGGGTGGTGGTTGGTTTTTTTCCTGCTTCTTTTTGTTCCATTAACCATTGACTTCCTACATTAGAGGTAAAAAGTATGATGGCATTTGAAAAATCACCTTCTTTGCCCAGTCGGTCGTGTAATTTACCTTCGTCCATAATCTGCAGGAAGATATCGTATACTGAGGAATGGGCTTTCTCTATCTCGTCGAATAGTACCACAGCATAGGGTTGTTGGCGGATTTTATTTACCAACATACCCCCTTCTTCATAACCCACATATCCAGGAGGAGCTCCGTATAATAATGCTGCCGAGTGTTCCTCTTTAAACTCTGACATATCAAAGCGAATCATGGCTTTTTCGTCGTTAAAAAGAATTTCGGCCAGGGCTTTGGCCAGCTCCGTTTTTCCCGTTCCTGTTGGTCCCAACAAAAAGAATGAGCCAATGGGTTGTCCGGGTTTATTCATACCACTGCGTGATTCGAGTATGGCATCCACCAATGACTTGAGCGCTTCATCCTGTCCCACCACTCTGCGGCGAAGCAGGTTTTCCATATTCATAAGGCGTTCTTTTTCGCCCGATTGTATTTTCCCAATAGGGATGCCTGTTTTATTGGAGATGATGGCTGCGATTTCATGTCCAGTAACCATCTCTATTTTATCTTTTACAAATTCACCCATTTTGTCGAG comes from the Saccharicrinis fermentans DSM 9555 = JCM 21142 genome and includes:
- a CDS encoding integrase core domain-containing protein; translated protein: MKEVCSITQKPYPKRLIFKVVGYSSSTWYEKPVAKTGKRGRKPLHSDETVLHEIKVEIQNSVFKSEGYFKVKKRMQRRPNNAIRAGKERVNKLMRENDLLSPNRRSRSTKKNDHKGRIITDKPNIMWATDGKKFWINGSGWHWFFGVIDHFNDEILAWHIAKIGNRFAAMEPVRSAIRKQFGSVNRDVCRGMELQLRSDHGSQYDSADFMNEMKFLGLGMSKAYVRSPECNGIIERFHRTLEEELLQIKPFNSIEEAQREIAEFIDNYNTHWILHRLNHYSPMEYKRMYIEALKNAQSDTSGNIEPEGQFVLLLSGSIPRKKDQTQKISKGVNLAKIPLS
- the tssD gene encoding type VI secretion system tube protein TssD yields the protein MFGHKCFLRIGELSDSSISGLYRDSYELLNCDFGFSQGVDSNGKAQTEVKGGSISVTFPNIPKNEMIEWMLKSNKLENGAIVICNSDDEPLEKILFEDAACIDMNIKYAQKGKSFTATQMVLQAKKIVVGENTLENRWKNL
- the tssD gene encoding type VI secretion system tube protein TssD; this encodes MMNMFSQIDTNTTVWLTLDGQEYELSQFNINFGQNIDQKGEPQNQVRGGQMTLSLTQALPANIYDWAMKSTSKEGSIVFKIESGSAPLKIEFTNAFCVSFNRNVNAMGGGLNTTMTISPEEISINGFSFDNHWVE
- a CDS encoding helix-turn-helix domain-containing protein, with protein sequence MHRSNYSKIENGQREISVAALDKIAAFFNITLDELVHLGEDIPKEVSIEDKTTVEQIKLIQELDQEEKNMVFKMIETFLTKKKFKDFFNKNIAAL
- a CDS encoding transposase, translated to MEKKTRFTTKIKTEIVLSLLRGESMEAASRKYGVTIADLSFWRDQFVKHGADGFKRKPDDSRLKEAERMIGKLQMELELTKKRTNW